One genomic region from Roseofilum reptotaenium CS-1145 encodes:
- a CDS encoding UPF0175 family protein, with amino-acid sequence MKITLDLPDELIQHFNLNHLTREILEALVVQAYQAEKITSAEVGRILGLPSRWDVDAFLKQHKADLHYDEADLQQDRETLRQLRYDRRF; translated from the coding sequence GTGAAAATTACGCTTGACCTTCCTGATGAACTTATTCAGCATTTTAACCTCAACCATTTGACTCGTGAGATTTTGGAAGCTTTAGTCGTGCAAGCCTATCAGGCCGAAAAAATTACCAGTGCGGAAGTCGGTCGCATTTTAGGTTTGCCTTCTCGTTGGGATGTTGATGCTTTTTTGAAGCAGCATAAGGCTGATTTGCATTATGACGAGGCTGATTTGCAGCAGGATAGGGAAACCCTTCGCCAACTCCGTTATGATCGTCGTTTCTGA